Within Paeniglutamicibacter kerguelensis, the genomic segment GCCTTTCCAGGAAGAGTTGGGCAAAGTCCGCTTGGACCGTGTCATCGAGCGGGTTGACCGCGAGCATTCCACGCAGCAGCGTTCCGCGGTCGCCCACCACGGCGTCCGCGCCGTCGATGACGCCGGAGGCCAGCAGCAAGCCGTGGTCGTTGGGGGCGGTGTTCAGCCCGGCGCGAAGGTATTCCAGCGCCTTGGGGGTGTTCCCGCCCAGGTCGGCGATGAGCGCGGCCACCCGGAAATGGTCGGGGTCCTCCGGGTCGATCTCCAGCGCCCGGCCCATGGCCGCGGCAGCCTCGTCGAGTTCGGTGCGGTTTGTCGAGTTGCCGACCAGGAGCAGGCCGACCCAGAAATGTCCCTTGGCCAGGTTCGGTGCAGCCATGACCATGACCCTGGCCAGGGCCAGCGCCTTCTCACGCTGCCCCGCGTGGTGGGCGCACATGATCAGCAGGTCCAATGCCCCCAGGGAGTCGTGCTCCAGTTCCAGGGCCCGGCGCCCCGCGGCTTCGGCCGCTTCCTGCCGGTCGTTTGCGAGCAGCACCATGCCGTAAACCACCCAAAATCGGGGGTCCTCGCCGTGGTGTTCCAGCTGTCCGGCGACCAGGTCAAGGGCCTCCTCCAGCCGCTTCGAGGCTGCCAGCGCCTGGACCCGGGCCTGCAGAAGCTCGACATCAATGCGGTTGGACATGGAGGTCGGCGCCGTCAGAGCATCTTGCGCGAACGCAGGTAGCTGGCAAGCTCGTCGTAGCGCCCGTGGTCGTTGCTGAAACGCACCACGTTGCGCGCCGATTCGAGCCACGGCAGGGTCGAGGCCTTGACCTCGGCCAGCGCAAGTTCCATGTGCCCCATGTTCAGCGGGACGATCTCGTTGGCCGCGATGGATTCCATCATGGCCTTCTCCGCCGCCGTGACGCACAGGTGTTCCAGGTCCGCCCCGGAAAGGTTTTCGGTGCGGCGGGTCAGCGCCGGCAGGTCGATGCCAGCGATCGGCCGCTTTTTCAGGTGGTAGTGCAGGATCGCCGTGCGCGCCGCCGCGTCGGGCGGGGTGACAAGCACCGTGCGGTCCAGGCGTCCGGGGCGCAGCAGCGCCTCGTCCAGGTCCCAGGGGTGGTTGGTCGCGGCCAGGATGTAGAGCCCGTCGTTGTCCCCGGCCATCGAGTCCATTTCCAGCAGCAGCTGGTTGACCATCTGGCGCAGCCAGGAGGCGGATCCGGTGAGCGATCCGCGGCGCATGCCCAGTGCGTCGACCTCGTCGAGGAAGAGCACGGTGGGTGTTTCGGCGCGCGCGGAGTCAAAGACCGCCTTGAGGTTCTTTTCGGTTTGCCCGATGTAGGAGGAAAGCACGTCCGTCATGACCACGGACATGAACCGGGCACCAAGCTCGCCGGCAACCGCTCGGGCCAGGAAGGTCTTGCCGCAGCCCGGAGGCCCGTACAGCAACAGGCCGCCGCGCAGGGATTTCCCGAAGGCCTTGGCGATTTCGCTGTGGCGCATCGGCGCCAGGAACGATTCGTTCAGCCGCGCCTTGACGGCATCCAGCCCGCCGACATCGGCCAGCGTGATGACCGGCGCCTCGGGTTCGATCGGCGCAACCCCCGATTCCTCCTGGTCCATGCCGACGGCGAAGGGGGCGGGCAGTTGCTCGCCAAGTTCGCTGCTGGCCCTGTCCCAGTCAAAACCGCCGTCGGCCGGCACCCGATCCGGGGCCGGCGCGGCAGCCACCGCCTCGGGTGCCGCCGGGGGCACCCCCACGGGATCGGCAGCAACCGGGGCTACCGGGATCGCCGGGGCCGAGAGCCCGCTGACGATCTTCCCCAGCATGCCCAGTGCCGCCACGTTGGACGGCTCTTTCTGGATCACGGTGTTGACCTCGGCCAGCGCCTCGGGGTTGCGACCCGCGGCATGCAGCATTTCCGCCACGTGCAGACGCAGCGCGCTGTCGCCCGGAGACGCCGCAAGGGCGTGGCGCAGGCTGGTCAGAAGTTGTTCATTCATGCTCTTCATCCATTCCCGTGCCACGCCCTCGCGCGGGGGTTCGACTGTTAGTCGTTGATCAGATCGTGGCGGACGATGGTCTGCTCGCGATCCGGTCCAACGCCGATGGCTGAGAAGCGGGTCCCGCTCATGGCTTCAAGCGCCAGCACGTAGTTGCGTGCATTTTCCGGAAGGTCTTCCATGGTGCGTGCCGTGGAGATGTCCTCGGTCCAGCCGTCGAAGTACTCGAAGATCGGCTTGGCGTGGTGGAAGTCGGTCTGCGTCATCGGCATTTCGTCGTGGCGCACACCGTCGACCTCGTAGGCCACGCACACCGGGATCTTCTCGATGTTGGTGAGCACGTCGAGCTTGGTGACGAAGTAGTCGGTGAAGCCGTTCACGCGCGAGGCGTGGCGGGCCAGGACCGCGTCGTACCAGCCGCAGCGGCGCGGACGGCCGGTGTTGACACCGAATTCACCACCGGTCTTCTGCAGGTACATGCCCATCTCGTCAAAGAGCTCGGTCGGGAACGGGCCTGCGCCCACGCGGGTGGTGTAGGCCTTGATGATGCCCACGGAACGCGTGATGCGGGTCGGGCCGATGCCCGAGCCCACCGACGCGCCGCCGGCGGTCGGGTTCGACGAGGTGACGAACGGGTAGGTGCCGTGGTCGACGTCCAGGAACGTGGCCTGGCCGCCCTCCATGAGAACCACCTTGCCGGCGTCCAACGCATTGTTCAGTTCCAGCGTGGCGTCGATGACCATCGGGCGCAGGCGCTCGGCGAAGGACAGGAAGTACTCGACGATCTCGTCGACCTCGACGCCGCGGCGGTTGTAGACCTTGACCAGCAGCTGGTTCTTCTGGAGCAGCGACCCCTCGACCTTCTGGCGCAGGATGGACTCGTCGAAGACATCCTGCACGCGGATGCCCAGGCGTCCGATCTTGTCCATGTAGGCCGGGCCGATGCCGCGACCGGTGGTGCCGATGGCACGCTTGCCCAGGAAGCGTTCGGTGACCTTGTCCATGGTCTGGTGGTACGGGGCCACTAGGTGTGCATTTGCGGAAACACGCAGTTTCGAGGTGTCGGCCCCGCGGGCCTGCAGTCCCTCGATCTCCTCGAAGAGCGCCTCGAGGTTTACAACACAGCCGTTACCGATAATCGGGATGGCGTTTGGCGAAAGAATGCCGGCGGGCAGGAGCTTGAGCTCATACTTTTCACCGCCGACGACGACCGTATGGCCGGCGTTGTTGCCGCCGTTTGGCTTCACAACGTAGTCAACCTGGCCACCCAAAAGGTCTGTGGCCTTACCCTTGCCTTCGTCGCCCCACTGGGCTCCGACGATCACGATTGCTGGCATGGGATCCTCCCCCTTGCTCGATTCAGCGCGGCCGGCACATTATGCCGGGTCCCGGCGGTGCCGGGCGCAGAAATGCCCCTCGCTCTTCCACTGTCCACGCATGGATCAGGAAGAACAGTAAGGGGCTCTTACGTCACGAGTTTACCCGAAGAACGAACGTCGAGTGGATTTATGGCGCCTAGGAGTCGGTTTCCGGCTCGAGCGCCGCAGATAATGCGGCCTGGGCCAGCTGTTCCCATCGCTCCATCGAACTTTCGGGAACCGCCACCCAATCACGGAACGGCCGGCCCTGGCCCGAGGGGTCGAAAAGCGCCGCCCCGGGACACTCCATCCCCTGTGACATGGCTTTGCTGTCGCGGCCGACCTTGAACGCCATGCGGTCCTCCAGCAGACATGCAATGGCCTTGGACTCGAACTTCAAGGCGTCCTTGCCGAACATTTTTCCGGGCTTCACCCCTTCGCCGAGCAGCGTGCGGGAGATCCGCTGGTACTCTGCCATGGCCTCGGGTGTAGGAAATTGCATACTCATGACCCCATCAAACCCCCCTTTGGTCGTTTCGTCGAGGGATCGAGACATGGTCTTTTCCTCGACGGTGTTTTGCCCGGGGTTTCCCTACGCGTCACGTACGACGATGAGCGCCTTGCGTTTCTCCCGCAGCCACGAAATCGGCAGCAGGACGGAAACGAGTTATTTCCGGTGCCGCCCTAGACTGGATCCCATGGCCCTGACCCGTGAACAACTCATCGACACCGCCGTGGACGTGCTTTCCAGGTTCGGCCTGGCCGACCTCTCGATGCGCCGGCTCGCCCGGGAACTCGACGTGCAGGTCGGGGCCCTGTACTGGCACGTGAAATCCAAGCAGGAACTGCTGGTGGATGTGGCGGCGAAATTGCTCGGGTCCGTGCCGCGACCGGCGACCCCGGTTCCGGCAATGGCTCCGTTGGCCATCGCCTCGTTGCTGCAGCAATTGCGCACCGCGCTGATCACGGTTCCGGACTCGGCCGAGGTGATCCAGCTGGCACAGTCCATGCGTCCGGATGCGCTGGCCCCGCTGGGTTGGCTGCTGGAGTTCCTGCAGCTGGCCGGGATCCCCCGGGAGCAGGCGCTCTTCGCCAGGCACTTGCTGCTCAACCACCTGCTCGGATCCATTGCCGCGCATCAGGAATCCCAGGCGCTTGCCGGCACGCCGGAAGCCGAGGGAAACACTGCGGAGCTGGGCCTGGAGGCCTTCGAATACGGTGTCCGCGTGATCCTGCAGGGGTTGTCCCTCGAGCACGCGGCCGTCGGGGCCTAGTCCCCCAGCCGGCCCCCTGAGGCTTCCAGGTAGCAAGCCCCGCACAGCGATTCGTACCAGACGTCGTCCCCGTCGATCGCCACCTGGTCACCATCGAAGATGATCTTGTCGCCGACCCTGCGCGTGTTGAACACCGCCTTGCGCCCGCAACGGCAGATGGTCTTGAGTTCCTCGAGCGAGTGCGCGATTTCCAGCAGGCGCCGCGAGCCGGGGAACGCATGGGTTCGGAAGTCCGAGCGTATGCCGTAGGCAAGCACCGGGACGTTGTCGATGACGGCGATGCGGAACAGGTCGTCGACCTGGCTGGCCGTCAGGAACTGCGCTTCGTCGACCAGCAGGCAGGCCACCGGCGGGGCATCCACGTGCTGCAGGATCGCATCGGGGTCGTCCCCCGCGGCGTGGGAGGCGAAAAGCCCGCGCACGTCGGCCTCCGGCGGAATCAGGAAATCGACGTTCCTGTCCATGCCCAGTCGCGAAACGATGCCGGAATCACCCTTGGTGTCGATGCCCGGCTTGGCCAACAGCACGCGCTGGCCGCGCTCCTCGTAGTTGAACGCGGTCTGCAACAAGCCGGTCGACTTGCCCGAATTCATTGCACCATAGCGGAAATACAGCTTCGCCACATCGTTCCTTTCGTGTTGGGCATCGTGCACGATTCTATGCGCTGGCGCCCGGGCAGGGTTCCGGGCAACCGCCTGCAGGCACGGCAATGCCCGGCGGGGAAGGGAAATGCCTTGGCATGTTTTCCGCCCACCCGCCGGGCATCACCCGGTTGCTTCGCCGCCGAAGGACTGCGCCGCTAGACCGATTCGCCGACCAACTCCGGGTCGCCCCTGCGATCGCCCGCCTCGTTGGTCTCGTCGACCTCATCGGTCTCGTCGGCCGGGACCATGCGCTTGCGCATCACGAAGTACAGCACCGCAACGACCAGAGCGAAGGGAACCCCGAAGATCATCGTCATGGTGAATTCCTTGGTGAACAGGGTGGTGATGAGCAGGGCCGCCATCAGCAGGGCACCGATCAGCGAGCCCAGCGGGTAGAACGGCAGCTTGTATTTCAGCTTTTCGCCGTTGCGCTTGTGGGCGCGGCGGAAGAACAGGTGCGTGACGAAGATCAGCATCCAGGTGGCCATGGCACCGAACATCGACAGTGCCATCATCACGGTGAATCCGGTTTCCGGGTTGGCCGCGTAGATCAGCGTGGCGATGGCGATTCCGCCGGCGGAAAGCAGCAGCGCGTTCACGGGGGCGCCGTTCTTCCGGACCTTGCCGAAGATGCGCGGGGCCTGGCCGCCGCGGGAGAGCGAGAACATCATCCGGGTGGAGATGTAGAGCTGGGAGTTCATGGCGGACAGTGCCGCGATGATGACCACGAAGTTCAGGATGGAGTCGGCGTACGGGATGCCGATGACCTGCATGACCGTGACGAACGGGCTGCCGCCCTCGAGGATCTTGCTCACCGGGGCGATGGCCAGGATCAACGACAGGGTCAGGATGTAGAAGAGGAAGAGGCGCACCAGGGTGACCTTGAAGGCCTTCTTGACCGCGACCTCGGGGTCCTTGGCCTCGCCGGCCGCCACCGCGATCATTTCGATGCTCAGGTAGGAGAAGATCGCCAGGATGACCGCGAACCAGACGCCCTTGGCGCCTCCCATGAAGAATCCGCCCTCCGCCTGGTAGTTGTGGAATCCGAAGTCGGGGTTGGTTCCGCCGAAGATCAGCACGGCCGCGACGAGGATGAACGCGACGATGGCAAAGACCTTGGTGGCGGAGAACCAGTATTCGAGGGTGCCGAAGGCCTTCACGTTGAACATGTTCACGCCGATGAGAAGCGCCGAGAAACCCAGGACCCAGACGATTGGAGGAACCGCCGGGAACCACATCTGCATGTAGTCGCCGACGGCCGTGACCTCGGTGCCGACGGCCAGCACGATGCAGGACCAGTACAGGTACTTGATCATGAACCCGGCGAAGGGGTTGATGTAGTGCTCCGCGAAGGCGCCGAAGGAACCCGTGGTCGCGTGGGCGACCGTCATTTCAGACAGGGCTCCCATCAGCAGTACGGCAATGAGTCCGCCAATGGCATAGCTGAGGATGACGCTTGGGCCCGCGAAGGAGATGGCAAACTTGCTGCCCAGGAAGAGGCCCGTGCCGATGGCCCCGCCCAGGGCGATCATGCTCAATTGGCGGGATGTCAGCTGCCGAGAAAGGCCTGCTTCTCTTTTTTGAATGCGATCCAGTGACGAACTCATGGGTGACCTCGGATGGTGGGTATGGGGTGTTGCAGAACGGTTTTGGGTATGGCGATTCCTTTGGATGGCCGCCGGTCGTTGCCGGCGGCCATCCAATGATTTGTTGCTGAGGGGCCTAAGGGGTCCTAGGTGACGGCGTTGCGGGACTTGTAGGCCGGGACATCCCAGGCGCGTGTTTCAAGAATGTCGCGCAGGATCTCCACCGCGTCCCAGACGTCGGTGTAGGAGAGGTAGAGCGGGGTGATGCCGAAGCGCAGGACCTCCGGCTCGCGGTAGTCGCCGATGACGCCGCGCCCGATCAGCGCCTGGATGATGGCATAGCCCTCGGGGTGGCGGAAGCTGACGTGGCTGCCGCGTTCCGCGTGGTTTTCCGGGGTGATCAGTTCTAGGCCGAATTCGCCGCAACGTTCCCGGACCAGCTCAATGAAGAGGTCGGTCAATGCCAGCGACTTCGCACGAACCTGGTCCATGTCGGCCTCGAGCGAGACATCGAGCCCGCATTCGACCATGGCCATGGACGTGATCGGCTGGGTTCCGCAGAGGAAGCGGCGCACGTCGTTGGCGGCAGTGTAGCTGTCGGACATCTCGAACGGGGCGGCGTGGGACCACCAGCCGGTCAGCGGCTGCCAGAAGCGCCCCTGGTGGCGGGCGTTGACCCAGATAAACGCCGGGGAACCCGGGCCGCCATTGAGGTACTTGTAGGTGCAACCCACCGCATAGTCGGCGTTGGCGCCGTTGAGGTCCACCGGAACTGCTCCGGCCGCGTGTGCGAGGTCCCAGATGACCAAGGCTCCTGCAGCGTGGGCCGCGGCGGTCACTTCGTTCATGTTCCACATGGCACCGGTGCGGTAGTTCACGTGGGAAAGCGCCAAGACGGCAACCGAATCGTCGAGTGCCTCTGCGAGGCTGAGGTTTTCGTCGATCAGGCGAACTTCATAGTGTTCGCCGGTTTCGGCCTTGACCGAGTTCAGGAAATCGCTGATGCCCTCGGCAATGTAGATGTCGGTCGGGAAGTTGTCGCGTTCGGTGAGGATGACGCGGCGTCCCGGGGCATCCTGCTGCTGGATGCGCACGGCGGAAGCAAGTGCCTTGAAGAGGTTCAGGCTCGTGGTGTCGGTGACGACGGTTTCGCCGTCGTTGCCGCCAATGAGCTTCGACAGCTTGTCGCCCAGGCGGGACGGCAGATCGAACCAACCGGCGGTGTTCCAGGAGCGGATCAGTCCGTGCGCCCATTCGTTGTTGATGACATCGGCTGCACGCTCGGCGGCCCCCAGCGGCAGCGGGCCCAGTGAGTTGCCGTCAAGGTAGATCAACCCCTCGGGCAGCGAGAATCGCTCGCGGAAACGAGCCAAGCTGTCGTTGTTGTCGGCCGCCTGCAAGCTTGCACGGTCGGTTCGAAGGGTGGGGGTGCTCATGGAGATTGTTGCCTTTCTTGACGTATCGAAAGGCCTTGGCTCAAACCGCAACCCCTCAATGCTGTTGGCTAATCATAGAATTATTCACCAAACCATTGGTAGTGTGGTGAATAAGTGCTCAAATTCCAAGGAGAATTTCGTGTTGAATTCGGGAAGTATCAAGAACCATCACCGGCAACAGAATACTGTTCGGCTCGACGACGCCGATCTGATCATCCTTCAGGAACTCAGCAAGGACGCACGGACCCCAAACAACCTGTTGGCTTCCCGGGCAGGGATCGCCGCGTCGACGTGTCTGGGTCGGGTGCGGGCGCTCCAGGACGCCGGTGTCATTCGAGGGTTCCATGCGGACATAAATCCCCGGTTACTGGGATTGCAGGTAACCGCGATGGTGTCGGTCATGGTTCGGCCCGATGCTCGGAACGAAATGCTGGAAGCTGCCCGGGCCTTGCAGGCGTTGCCGGAAGTGCAGGACGTTTTTGTTCTGGGCGGAACGCCCGACATCCTTGTACATGTCATCTGCCAGTCGGTCGAAGCCTTGCGGGATTTCGTGGCCCAGCATCTCGGGGCCAAGGCTGCATTCGCCTCAACCCAAACCAACCTCGTTTTCGAGCACCTTTCTCCGGAAGGGTGACGGTTCCACAGAGGGAAGCAGAAACTCCTCAGTCTTACGGCGCGGCCTCCGCGTAGATTCTCAGAGCCTTCAGTGTTCCGGATTCCGAATCGGCAATCGCGGCGAGCAGCTCGCCGACCTCGTCCTCGAGTTCGGCCGCTGCTTCAACACTCACCAAGAGACGAACCGTGGTTTGCCCCGATCCCTCCGAAAGTTCGTAGCTGTAAAGAACTCTGATGTCCCCGCTGCCGGTCGCCAGCGTGATGGATTGCCCATCCTGCAGCTCGGTGATGACGAGTTGGCGTTCATGCTCTCCGGAGCGGTAATCAAGTACCGTACCAGGGATCGTCGTGAGCTGTTCAGCCTCCATCGAGTCGACACCGGGCATCCATTTCGGTGCGGCGACCCAATCCGTGAGCAAGAACCAAACCCGTGTGGCGGGAACGTGAATCGACTCCTGAACGTCCAAAGCCTGAAATCGTGTCATGGCCGAATCGTGCCACGAAGCGGCCGGGAATGAAACGCTTAGGGGAAACGAGAATTCAGCCTCATGCACACGCGATGGATCAGTCGACAGGATCCATCGTCAACGATTCACTCTGCTTGTCAATCAGGAGCAACCCAGCTGGCTTTACGGACGAACAATCGCCACCGGTTTGTGCCACTAGCGACCTAGTCGCCATCGAAACCCGCCGAGTATCCACGAGAGCCTCGCCTTCCATAGATTCCGACGGGCAAACGCCCGGAATTCCTTGAGCAAGGAATAGTACTTTTCGGTTTCATCGTGATCCGGGGACCCCTCGGGCTTTTGCACATAGATGACGAGAAGTCCGTCCGCATGCGCAGTGAATGAATCCAACACGGCCTTGCAAATTCTGTATAGGTGCTCCTGCGTAACACCGTTCTCAAGCCTGCGCGGTTTCCTCGTACATCTGTGCCATTTGACGTTGGCGCATTCCGTCGACGTACTGCGCAAACCTGCGCATCTGCCGGGCCGTGTTCTTGAACGATTTGCTGCCTGCTTGATCGGCCATTTTGCTTTAATCTCGCCTAGCTTCCATGACTCAGGTACGTAAATTTGCAGGCAAACCGGCGATGACACCAGCAGCCACGCCCCGCGGCCTGTTCCTCTCCGTCGGGTGAGCGCCGCAACCCCCTGCATTCAGCGCCAGCTCGCCCACGGCAGTCTCGCTACCAGGCAACGAACGGCGTCAGTCTGATGTTTCATCAGTGGAAACCGCCAAAGAACCGAGAAATACCTTTTCCACGAAGATTCGAACGAGCGAACTTTCGAAGATCCTGAATGAGGCCGAAGTAGCTCTCATTAGCGGATTCATCGGGAGATCCATCAAGGTTAGTTACATATCGGTCACTGATACTCATTGGACCTGCCCTGAGCGACATCGACACTTCTGCGGAAATCTCCCCCAACCGGTCACGGGTGACGCCTTCATCAAGCTCGCGCGCAAAATCCTCATAGGCAGCGGCGGCCTCAGGTAGACCTATCTGATAAAGATGGTTCGCAAACGAGAGCATCTTGGTGGAAATATCCTCGGGCAAATTTCTATCTACTTGAGGCGTCATTCGTCCAGTGTCACTTCTCTAGGCGGAACGGATTTCATGCGGACAACGTCCTCCAGTCAGCAATCGTCGGAGAGTTAAACCACGTCAACTGCGGATCAGCCCGGCCCATCCGATGGAAGTAACGCGCCGCAATCAACGCCTGTTCCAGCGTCGTGGTCTCCCAGGACGCATGCGAAATAACCATGTGCCCGATCTTCACGTCG encodes:
- a CDS encoding AAA family ATPase encodes the protein MNEQLLTSLRHALAASPGDSALRLHVAEMLHAAGRNPEALAEVNTVIQKEPSNVAALGMLGKIVSGLSAPAIPVAPVAADPVGVPPAAPEAVAAAPAPDRVPADGGFDWDRASSELGEQLPAPFAVGMDQEESGVAPIEPEAPVITLADVGGLDAVKARLNESFLAPMRHSEIAKAFGKSLRGGLLLYGPPGCGKTFLARAVAGELGARFMSVVMTDVLSSYIGQTEKNLKAVFDSARAETPTVLFLDEVDALGMRRGSLTGSASWLRQMVNQLLLEMDSMAGDNDGLYILAATNHPWDLDEALLRPGRLDRTVLVTPPDAAARTAILHYHLKKRPIAGIDLPALTRRTENLSGADLEHLCVTAAEKAMMESIAANEIVPLNMGHMELALAEVKASTLPWLESARNVVRFSNDHGRYDELASYLRSRKML
- a CDS encoding adenylosuccinate synthase, yielding MPAIVIVGAQWGDEGKGKATDLLGGQVDYVVKPNGGNNAGHTVVVGGEKYELKLLPAGILSPNAIPIIGNGCVVNLEALFEEIEGLQARGADTSKLRVSANAHLVAPYHQTMDKVTERFLGKRAIGTTGRGIGPAYMDKIGRLGIRVQDVFDESILRQKVEGSLLQKNQLLVKVYNRRGVEVDEIVEYFLSFAERLRPMVIDATLELNNALDAGKVVLMEGGQATFLDVDHGTYPFVTSSNPTAGGASVGSGIGPTRITRSVGIIKAYTTRVGAGPFPTELFDEMGMYLQKTGGEFGVNTGRPRRCGWYDAVLARHASRVNGFTDYFVTKLDVLTNIEKIPVCVAYEVDGVRHDEMPMTQTDFHHAKPIFEYFDGWTEDISTARTMEDLPENARNYVLALEAMSGTRFSAIGVGPDREQTIVRHDLIND
- a CDS encoding TetR family transcriptional regulator; the encoded protein is MALTREQLIDTAVDVLSRFGLADLSMRRLARELDVQVGALYWHVKSKQELLVDVAAKLLGSVPRPATPVPAMAPLAIASLLQQLRTALITVPDSAEVIQLAQSMRPDALAPLGWLLEFLQLAGIPREQALFARHLLLNHLLGSIAAHQESQALAGTPEAEGNTAELGLEAFEYGVRVILQGLSLEHAAVGA
- a CDS encoding thymidine kinase, with translation MAKLYFRYGAMNSGKSTGLLQTAFNYEERGQRVLLAKPGIDTKGDSGIVSRLGMDRNVDFLIPPEADVRGLFASHAAGDDPDAILQHVDAPPVACLLVDEAQFLTASQVDDLFRIAVIDNVPVLAYGIRSDFRTHAFPGSRRLLEIAHSLEELKTICRCGRKAVFNTRRVGDKIIFDGDQVAIDGDDVWYESLCGACYLEASGGRLGD
- a CDS encoding amino acid permease, whose protein sequence is MIALGGAIGTGLFLGSKFAISFAGPSVILSYAIGGLIAVLLMGALSEMTVAHATTGSFGAFAEHYINPFAGFMIKYLYWSCIVLAVGTEVTAVGDYMQMWFPAVPPIVWVLGFSALLIGVNMFNVKAFGTLEYWFSATKVFAIVAFILVAAVLIFGGTNPDFGFHNYQAEGGFFMGGAKGVWFAVILAIFSYLSIEMIAVAAGEAKDPEVAVKKAFKVTLVRLFLFYILTLSLILAIAPVSKILEGGSPFVTVMQVIGIPYADSILNFVVIIAALSAMNSQLYISTRMMFSLSRGGQAPRIFGKVRKNGAPVNALLLSAGGIAIATLIYAANPETGFTVMMALSMFGAMATWMLIFVTHLFFRRAHKRNGEKLKYKLPFYPLGSLIGALLMAALLITTLFTKEFTMTMIFGVPFALVVAVLYFVMRKRMVPADETDEVDETNEAGDRRGDPELVGESV
- the kynU gene encoding kynureninase; the encoded protein is MSTPTLRTDRASLQAADNNDSLARFRERFSLPEGLIYLDGNSLGPLPLGAAERAADVINNEWAHGLIRSWNTAGWFDLPSRLGDKLSKLIGGNDGETVVTDTTSLNLFKALASAVRIQQQDAPGRRVILTERDNFPTDIYIAEGISDFLNSVKAETGEHYEVRLIDENLSLAEALDDSVAVLALSHVNYRTGAMWNMNEVTAAAHAAGALVIWDLAHAAGAVPVDLNGANADYAVGCTYKYLNGGPGSPAFIWVNARHQGRFWQPLTGWWSHAAPFEMSDSYTAANDVRRFLCGTQPITSMAMVECGLDVSLEADMDQVRAKSLALTDLFIELVRERCGEFGLELITPENHAERGSHVSFRHPEGYAIIQALIGRGVIGDYREPEVLRFGITPLYLSYTDVWDAVEILRDILETRAWDVPAYKSRNAVT
- a CDS encoding Lrp/AsnC family transcriptional regulator, coding for MEIVAFLDVSKGLGSNRNPSMLLANHRIIHQTIGSVVNKCSNSKENFVLNSGSIKNHHRQQNTVRLDDADLIILQELSKDARTPNNLLASRAGIAASTCLGRVRALQDAGVIRGFHADINPRLLGLQVTAMVSVMVRPDARNEMLEAARALQALPEVQDVFVLGGTPDILVHVICQSVEALRDFVAQHLGAKAAFASTQTNLVFEHLSPEG
- a CDS encoding SRPBCC family protein — protein: MTRFQALDVQESIHVPATRVWFLLTDWVAAPKWMPGVDSMEAEQLTTIPGTVLDYRSGEHERQLVITELQDGQSITLATGSGDIRVLYSYELSEGSGQTTVRLLVSVEAAAELEDEVGELLAAIADSESGTLKALRIYAEAAP